A genome region from Paradevosia shaoguanensis includes the following:
- a CDS encoding FAD-binding oxidoreductase — protein MSLNAPQIIEALAGLVGPGAVIGDPARMGAFLNEPRKRFHQSAVAVVQPGSVEEVQAVARWANGNGVKLIPQGGNTGLVGAQVPLYGNEVIVSLTRLNRVRGVNADAGNMTVEAGLTLEEAHRAAEAEGAMLPLWIASQGSARIGGVLSSNAGGIQVLAYGNARELCLGVEAVLADGRLYRGLNALKKDNTGYDLKDLLVGAEGTLGIITAATLKLFPLPEAHETAFISLASPTQALELFYRLRQRAGSQLTAFELMPRFGIDLQLKHGMIARDPSAGPSPWYALAEISVPRGGAHGVLQAGLEAALADGTITDAVVAESLDDRNLMWATREQMSDVQSREGASIKHDVSVPIAAVPQLIAEGSAAVERIVPGIRPCPFGHLGDGNIHFNLSQPVGVDGKAFMAGAEPVHEAIYEIVTRLGGSISAEHGIGQLKTELLKSHKDPVALEMMRAIKQALDPNGTLNPGKVLG, from the coding sequence CGGTCGCCGTGGTGCAGCCAGGCAGCGTCGAGGAGGTGCAGGCAGTCGCCCGCTGGGCCAATGGCAACGGGGTCAAGCTGATCCCGCAAGGCGGCAATACCGGCCTCGTCGGCGCGCAGGTGCCGCTCTATGGCAACGAGGTCATCGTGAGCCTCACCCGGCTCAACCGCGTCCGCGGTGTCAATGCCGATGCCGGCAACATGACGGTCGAAGCCGGCCTCACGCTCGAAGAAGCGCATCGCGCCGCCGAGGCCGAAGGCGCGATGCTGCCGCTTTGGATCGCCTCTCAGGGTTCGGCGCGGATCGGGGGCGTGCTCTCTTCCAATGCCGGCGGCATCCAGGTGCTGGCCTATGGCAATGCGCGCGAGCTCTGTCTCGGGGTCGAAGCGGTGCTGGCCGACGGCCGCCTTTACCGCGGGCTCAACGCCCTCAAGAAGGACAATACCGGCTACGACCTCAAGGACCTGCTCGTCGGCGCCGAAGGCACGCTCGGCATCATCACGGCCGCAACGTTGAAACTCTTCCCGCTGCCTGAGGCGCACGAGACGGCCTTCATCAGCCTCGCCTCCCCCACCCAGGCACTCGAACTCTTCTATCGGCTGCGCCAGCGGGCCGGCAGCCAGCTTACCGCTTTCGAGCTCATGCCGCGCTTCGGCATCGACCTGCAGCTCAAGCACGGCATGATTGCCCGCGATCCCTCCGCGGGACCCTCGCCCTGGTATGCTCTCGCCGAAATCTCGGTGCCCCGCGGCGGGGCGCATGGCGTGCTGCAGGCGGGGCTCGAAGCCGCCCTGGCCGATGGCACGATCACCGATGCAGTGGTCGCGGAATCGCTCGATGATCGCAACCTCATGTGGGCCACGCGCGAGCAGATGTCGGACGTCCAGAGCCGGGAAGGCGCATCCATCAAGCACGACGTATCCGTGCCGATCGCCGCCGTGCCCCAGCTCATCGCGGAAGGAAGCGCGGCCGTCGAGCGGATCGTGCCCGGCATCCGCCCCTGCCCGTTCGGCCACCTGGGCGACGGCAACATCCACTTCAACCTGAGCCAGCCCGTCGGCGTCGACGGCAAGGCCTTCATGGCGGGCGCCGAACCGGTGCACGAGGCGATCTACGAGATCGTCACCCGGCTGGGCGGCTCGATCTCGGCCGAGCATGGCATCGGCCAGCTCAAGACCGAGCTCCTCAAGTCGCACAAGGACCCGGTGGCACTCGAAATGATGCGCGCCATCAAGCAGGCGCTCGATCCCAACGGCACCCTCAACCCCGGCAAGGTACTCGGATGA
- a CDS encoding NUDIX domain-containing protein yields MSLVTEDNVDTVFNAASMAIFEDGRVLLIRRARSPFLDYWSLPGGRREPGETAVQCAIREVAEETGLSAFSAELVEVIDIGQERPFFLAVFASNDYEGIVTGSDEISGHVWSLVEDLPRPVTPELPDVLAKARAVLARRG; encoded by the coding sequence ATGAGCCTCGTTACCGAAGACAATGTCGATACCGTCTTCAACGCCGCCAGCATGGCGATCTTCGAGGATGGCCGGGTGCTCCTCATCCGGCGTGCCCGCTCGCCCTTTCTCGATTATTGGTCCCTGCCCGGTGGTCGCCGTGAACCCGGCGAGACCGCAGTCCAGTGCGCCATCCGCGAAGTCGCCGAAGAAACCGGCCTCAGCGCCTTTTCGGCGGAGCTCGTCGAGGTCATCGATATCGGCCAGGAGCGCCCGTTCTTCCTCGCCGTCTTCGCCAGTAATGACTACGAAGGCATCGTGACCGGTTCGGACGAGATTTCCGGCCACGTATGGTCGCTGGTCGAGGATCTGCCGCGACCGGTGACGCCGGAGCTGCCCGATGTTCTGGCCAAGGCGCGGGCGGTCCTGGCGCGGCGCGGCTAG
- a CDS encoding TIGR02301 family protein, whose amino-acid sequence MSYPARAVDPLYQPQMERLAEIMGSLYFLEPLCKAGGVDWRAQMEGLISADEPDEDRRQRLAGAFNSGYTSFSRLYQTCTPSASEALTRLLVEAEKTARDVHSRYAE is encoded by the coding sequence GTGTCGTATCCGGCTCGGGCGGTCGATCCGCTCTATCAGCCGCAGATGGAGCGTCTGGCGGAGATCATGGGGAGCCTCTATTTCCTGGAGCCGCTGTGCAAGGCCGGCGGCGTGGACTGGCGGGCGCAGATGGAAGGGCTGATTTCGGCCGACGAACCGGACGAGGACAGGCGGCAGCGGCTCGCCGGTGCGTTCAACAGCGGCTACACGTCCTTTTCGCGCCTTTACCAGACCTGTACGCCCTCGGCCTCCGAAGCGCTGACGCGGCTGCTGGTGGAAGCGGAGAAGACGGCGCGCGACGTGCACTCGCGTTATGCTGAATGA
- a CDS encoding dihydroorotase: MAQYDVIFKDGTVVNQDGIHVTDIGVKGERIVALGSLDAARAEKVVDCRGLHILPGVIDTQVHFREPGLEHKEDLESGSLSAVMGGVTGVFEMPNTNPLTITAETFRDKIARATNRMHCDFAFYIGGTHDNVAELPELERLPGCVGVKVFMGSSTGSLLVSDDAGVKSILSVIRRRAAFHSEDEYRLEERKPLRVPNDPSSHPVWRDPEAALMSTKRLVRLARETGKRIHVLHISTAEEMLFLADHKDVASVEVTPHHLTLDETAYTRLGTYAQMNPPVRDAAHRKGIWAGVDNGVADILGSDHAPHTREEKDKPYPNSPSGMTGVQTLVPVMLDHVNAGRMSLERFVDMTSAGPNRLFGIANKGRIAVGYDADLTIVDLKREETIRDEWVASRAGWTPYNGVKVKGWPVGTILRGRTVMWENELLAASTGQPMRFLETLQPVA; encoded by the coding sequence ATGGCGCAGTACGATGTGATTTTCAAGGACGGCACTGTCGTCAACCAGGACGGCATCCACGTTACCGATATCGGCGTGAAGGGCGAGCGCATCGTGGCGCTGGGCTCGCTCGACGCGGCGCGTGCCGAAAAGGTCGTCGATTGCCGCGGGCTCCACATCCTGCCCGGCGTGATCGATACGCAGGTGCATTTCCGCGAGCCGGGGCTCGAGCACAAGGAAGATCTCGAATCGGGCTCGCTCTCGGCGGTCATGGGCGGGGTGACGGGCGTGTTCGAAATGCCCAATACCAATCCGCTGACCATTACGGCCGAAACCTTCCGCGACAAGATCGCCCGCGCGACCAACCGCATGCATTGCGATTTCGCCTTCTATATCGGCGGCACGCACGACAACGTCGCCGAGCTGCCAGAGCTCGAGCGCCTGCCGGGCTGCGTCGGCGTCAAGGTCTTCATGGGCTCGTCGACCGGGAGCCTCCTCGTTTCCGACGATGCCGGGGTCAAGTCGATCCTGAGCGTCATCCGCCGCCGCGCCGCCTTCCACTCGGAAGACGAATACCGGCTCGAAGAGCGCAAGCCGCTGCGCGTCCCCAATGATCCCTCTTCGCACCCGGTCTGGCGCGATCCGGAAGCCGCGCTGATGTCGACCAAGCGCCTCGTGCGCCTGGCGCGCGAAACCGGAAAGCGCATTCACGTCCTCCACATCTCGACGGCCGAGGAAATGCTGTTCCTCGCCGACCACAAGGATGTCGCCAGCGTCGAAGTGACGCCGCACCACCTGACGCTGGACGAAACGGCCTATACCCGCCTCGGCACCTATGCGCAGATGAACCCGCCGGTGCGCGACGCCGCCCATCGTAAGGGCATCTGGGCGGGGGTGGATAACGGCGTCGCCGATATCCTGGGCTCGGACCACGCACCCCACACCCGCGAGGAGAAGGACAAGCCCTATCCCAACTCGCCCTCCGGCATGACCGGCGTGCAGACGCTGGTTCCGGTGATGCTCGATCACGTCAATGCCGGCCGCATGAGCCTCGAACGCTTCGTCGATATGACGAGCGCCGGTCCCAACCGCCTCTTCGGCATCGCCAACAAGGGTCGGATCGCGGTGGGTTACGACGCCGACCTCACCATCGTCGACCTCAAGCGCGAAGAGACGATCCGTGACGAATGGGTGGCCTCGCGCGCGGGCTGGACGCCCTACAATGGCGTAAAGGTCAAGGGTTGGCCGGTGGGCACGATCCTGCGCGGTCGCACGGTCATGTGGGAGAACGAGTTGCTGGCGGCTTCGACCGGCCAGCCGATGCGCTTCCTCGAAACGCTCCAGCCGGTGGCGTAA
- a CDS encoding YgfZ/GcvT domain-containing protein, protein MSVTLRSDRAVLRFSGRDAQKLLNDVITGHVEASQGPARWWALLSAQGKIQAEGLIGWAEDAFWLDVHNSVADDFFKRMRLYKLRAEVTIEDKRATHRVGWSPEAPAEGIVHADARAEGLGFRVIDTIEVAEGWDADITPYLDARIAAGIPEQGADFPADSTFAHDAAMDILGGIDFDKGCYVGQEVVSRMKHRGTARRRPVIATIATGEVGMPVLAGERDAGAIGAVANGKAVGIVRLDRITDSAPTSVGGQPAQLTLPAWATYAFGESAANE, encoded by the coding sequence ATGTCCGTCACTCTTCGTTCCGATCGCGCCGTGCTCCGCTTCTCGGGGCGCGATGCTCAGAAGCTGCTCAACGACGTCATCACCGGCCATGTCGAGGCTTCGCAAGGCCCCGCGCGCTGGTGGGCGCTGCTTTCGGCGCAGGGCAAGATTCAGGCGGAAGGCCTTATCGGCTGGGCGGAAGACGCGTTCTGGCTCGACGTCCACAATTCGGTGGCAGACGATTTCTTCAAGCGCATGCGGCTCTACAAACTGCGTGCCGAGGTAACCATCGAAGACAAGCGCGCTACCCACCGCGTCGGGTGGAGCCCCGAGGCTCCTGCCGAAGGCATCGTCCACGCCGATGCTCGCGCCGAAGGGCTGGGCTTCCGCGTCATCGATACGATCGAAGTCGCCGAGGGTTGGGACGCGGACATCACGCCCTATCTCGACGCCCGGATCGCCGCCGGCATCCCCGAGCAGGGCGCCGATTTCCCCGCCGATTCCACCTTCGCCCACGATGCGGCCATGGACATCCTGGGCGGCATCGACTTCGACAAGGGCTGCTATGTCGGCCAGGAAGTCGTGTCGCGCATGAAGCATCGCGGCACCGCGCGCCGCCGTCCGGTGATCGCAACGATCGCTACGGGGGAGGTCGGTATGCCCGTGCTCGCAGGCGAGCGCGATGCCGGCGCCATCGGCGCTGTCGCCAATGGCAAGGCGGTCGGCATCGTCCGTCTCGACCGCATCACCGATTCCGCGCCAACCAGTGTCGGCGGCCAGCCGGCGCAGCTCACTCTCCCCGCATGGGCCACCTATGCATTTGGAGAATCGGCGGCGAACGAATAG
- a CDS encoding HD family hydrolase, with amino-acid sequence MARATTRAWQRMLSGRRLDILDPSPLDVELSDIAHGLARVARWNGQTQGDYPFSVAQHSVLVMEIHRALNPECTPHSSLYALLHDAPEYVMGDLISPFKAAIGGNYKDIEHRLLGAVHVRFSLPAHPPATLVKQIKAADREAAFFEAVNLAGFDRDEARRLFGEPTLPAFDFDQFERLIRPWPTREAHDRFVAAFEALSAGA; translated from the coding sequence ATGGCGCGCGCGACCACCCGAGCCTGGCAGCGTATGCTTTCGGGCCGCAGGCTCGATATCCTCGATCCGTCACCGCTCGATGTCGAATTGTCCGACATCGCGCATGGTCTGGCGCGCGTGGCGCGCTGGAATGGCCAGACGCAGGGCGACTACCCGTTCTCGGTGGCCCAGCATTCCGTGCTGGTGATGGAAATCCACCGGGCACTCAACCCGGAATGCACGCCGCATTCCTCGCTCTATGCGCTGCTCCACGATGCCCCTGAATACGTGATGGGCGACCTTATCTCGCCCTTCAAGGCCGCTATCGGCGGGAACTACAAGGATATCGAGCATCGCCTGCTGGGCGCTGTCCACGTGCGTTTCTCGCTTCCCGCCCATCCACCGGCAACATTGGTCAAGCAGATCAAGGCGGCCGATCGCGAGGCGGCATTCTTCGAGGCTGTGAACCTTGCCGGTTTCGACCGCGACGAGGCCCGGCGGCTTTTTGGCGAGCCTACCCTCCCCGCCTTCGATTTCGACCAGTTCGAGCGGCTGATCCGTCCCTGGCCGACGCGCGAGGCGCACGATCGGTTCGTGGCCGCTTTCGAAGCTCTCAGCGCCGGCGCCTGA
- a CDS encoding cell wall hydrolase — translation MIGGAQAPAYGEVQMPVAAAPAATLTYSGDKVVITGSVDNLFKTAEFTGPNRVLKQDRARINVDALALTKSFEQTRIRMAAAAAAKDPAKAKSSDPYVAVMPRPIEVASIDPASSEALRAIDFSVPMPAAQSGQLAYAREMAPVTSFDTAPAESKYSERDLWCMAQAVYFESRGESYRGQVAVAQVVMNRLKHRLYPKTICGVVFQGEERRNACQFSFACDGIPETINDQKSWAQAQEIARKVTDGELYLTEVANATHYHASYVYPDWAPRLKRVTKIGLHVFYRFKTRAG, via the coding sequence ATGATCGGCGGCGCCCAGGCTCCAGCCTATGGCGAAGTCCAGATGCCCGTTGCCGCCGCCCCGGCGGCGACCCTGACCTATTCGGGTGACAAGGTCGTCATCACCGGCTCGGTCGACAATCTCTTCAAGACCGCCGAGTTCACCGGCCCCAATCGCGTACTCAAGCAGGATCGCGCCCGCATCAACGTCGATGCGCTGGCGCTGACCAAGTCCTTCGAGCAGACCCGCATTCGCATGGCGGCCGCCGCTGCCGCCAAGGACCCGGCCAAGGCCAAGTCGAGCGATCCCTATGTCGCGGTGATGCCGCGTCCGATCGAGGTCGCCTCGATCGATCCGGCCAGCTCGGAAGCCCTGCGGGCCATCGATTTCTCGGTCCCGATGCCCGCCGCGCAGTCCGGCCAACTGGCCTATGCCCGCGAGATGGCCCCGGTCACGAGCTTCGACACCGCCCCGGCCGAATCCAAATATTCCGAGCGCGACCTCTGGTGCATGGCGCAGGCCGTCTATTTCGAGTCGCGCGGCGAGAGCTATCGCGGCCAGGTCGCCGTGGCCCAGGTGGTGATGAACCGCCTCAAGCATCGCCTCTACCCCAAGACGATCTGCGGCGTGGTGTTCCAGGGTGAAGAGCGGCGCAATGCCTGTCAGTTCTCGTTTGCCTGCGATGGCATTCCCGAGACGATCAATGACCAGAAGTCATGGGCGCAGGCGCAGGAGATCGCCCGCAAGGTAACCGATGGCGAACTCTATCTGACCGAAGTGGCCAACGCGACGCACTACCACGCCAGCTACGTCTATCCGGATTGGGCTCCGCGCCTGAAGCGGGTGACCAAGATCGGCCTCCATGTCTTCTATCGGTTCAAGACGCGCGCGGGCTAA
- a CDS encoding putative PEP-binding protein — protein MTLAQEMFTIAPATGRAIVSPAQEALLTGKALWLHRAAEADLPVVPTIVITRSAWEALQSERRTRDDRLRVHWVATLFRLVGRDGVPPHLVVRTSAPKYTAGLMQAQVDIPAPQSESESVDPAKPLAKAISDAFDSYSSDQHWLSSSDKTARGRQIVLVQALAKGQLRTLLTRDVLAGTLGPASATGQALPKLPQAASALVEKLDALAGRHLSCLVEIDGEKARLASARPIAIAAGAELEAAVDRVNRGMWTQDQAVAAISPARLPQLLHPRLKSDHEAEPIATGLGVSPGAASGLVVFTAEDAARVRARGRHCILVVTETGPTDIEGMKAATGILTARGGMTSHAAVVARVTGKPCVAGVRSLHVDVADLSCRIGDREFRSGDRITIDGSDGSVYAGALPLSQPHIGGAIGTLLNWSDSSRKISVRTNVETVEAARTALSFGAEGIGLARSEHMFFSPERMVALRRMILSEDEADRAKALTGLVDFQTGDYAALFQTMGGRPITVRLFDPPLHEFLPRTDEDIEETASSLGLEVRQLRQRLERLSEVNPMLGHRGVRVAITYPEILEMQMQALMAGVEAATRRQLAPVSVEVMVPFVSMASEVTWIRERVMAIAEAAGVLQSGRALFSFGTMIELPRAALRAGDIAQNVDFFSFGTNDLTQTTFGISRDDAPTFLAAYQRKGLYDQDPFVTLDQKGVGELIAIAIERGKAVNPNLKIGICGEHAGDPESLRFFAGLDIDYVSCSPYRVPVARLALAQVEN, from the coding sequence GTGACGCTGGCCCAGGAAATGTTCACGATTGCGCCCGCAACGGGGCGCGCGATCGTATCTCCTGCGCAGGAGGCGCTGTTGACCGGCAAGGCGCTGTGGCTCCACCGCGCCGCCGAGGCCGACCTGCCGGTCGTTCCGACCATCGTCATCACCCGCTCTGCCTGGGAAGCCCTGCAATCCGAGCGACGCACGCGTGACGACCGCCTGCGCGTCCACTGGGTGGCGACGCTCTTCCGGTTGGTCGGACGCGACGGCGTGCCGCCTCATCTGGTGGTGCGAACCTCCGCGCCGAAATACACCGCCGGGCTCATGCAGGCCCAGGTCGATATCCCGGCGCCACAGAGCGAGAGCGAATCGGTCGACCCGGCCAAGCCGCTGGCCAAGGCCATCAGCGACGCCTTCGACTCCTATTCCTCGGACCAGCACTGGCTTTCCAGCAGCGACAAAACGGCGCGGGGGCGTCAGATCGTTCTCGTCCAGGCCCTGGCCAAGGGGCAATTGCGCACGCTCCTCACCCGCGACGTGCTCGCCGGTACGCTGGGCCCTGCCTCGGCCACCGGCCAGGCCCTCCCCAAGCTGCCGCAGGCAGCCAGCGCGCTGGTCGAAAAACTCGATGCACTGGCCGGCCGGCACCTTTCCTGCCTCGTCGAAATCGACGGTGAAAAGGCGCGGCTGGCTTCGGCGCGTCCTATTGCCATCGCGGCGGGAGCCGAGCTCGAAGCGGCCGTCGATCGTGTCAATCGCGGAATGTGGACGCAGGACCAGGCGGTCGCCGCCATCAGCCCGGCCCGCCTGCCGCAACTGCTTCACCCGCGGCTCAAGTCCGATCACGAAGCGGAGCCTATCGCCACGGGCCTCGGCGTTTCACCCGGCGCCGCCAGCGGCCTCGTCGTCTTCACCGCCGAGGATGCAGCCCGGGTGCGGGCACGCGGACGGCACTGCATTCTCGTCGTCACGGAAACCGGCCCCACCGATATCGAGGGGATGAAGGCGGCCACCGGCATCCTCACCGCCCGCGGGGGCATGACCAGCCACGCGGCAGTCGTGGCGCGCGTTACGGGCAAGCCCTGCGTCGCCGGCGTCAGGTCGCTTCATGTCGACGTCGCCGATCTCTCCTGCCGCATCGGCGACCGCGAATTCCGTTCCGGGGACCGCATCACCATCGATGGCAGCGACGGCAGCGTCTATGCGGGCGCCTTGCCGCTCAGCCAGCCCCATATCGGTGGCGCCATCGGCACGTTGCTCAACTGGTCCGACTCCTCCCGCAAGATATCCGTCCGCACCAATGTGGAGACCGTTGAGGCCGCGCGAACGGCGTTGAGTTTCGGGGCCGAAGGCATAGGGCTGGCGCGTTCGGAACACATGTTCTTCTCGCCCGAACGCATGGTGGCACTGCGCCGCATGATCCTCTCGGAAGACGAGGCTGATCGCGCCAAGGCGCTGACCGGCCTCGTCGATTTCCAGACCGGCGACTATGCGGCGCTGTTCCAGACCATGGGGGGGCGCCCGATCACCGTGCGCCTCTTCGATCCGCCGCTCCACGAATTCCTGCCGCGCACCGACGAGGACATCGAGGAGACTGCTTCCTCCCTCGGGCTCGAAGTGCGCCAGCTCAGGCAGCGGCTTGAGCGACTCTCCGAGGTCAATCCGATGCTGGGGCATCGCGGCGTGCGCGTGGCGATCACCTATCCCGAAATTCTCGAGATGCAGATGCAGGCGCTCATGGCCGGCGTCGAGGCCGCAACGCGCCGCCAGCTTGCCCCGGTGAGCGTCGAGGTCATGGTGCCCTTCGTCTCGATGGCGAGCGAAGTGACCTGGATCCGCGAGCGCGTGATGGCCATTGCCGAGGCCGCCGGCGTTCTCCAGAGCGGGCGGGCTCTCTTCTCGTTCGGCACCATGATCGAGCTGCCGCGCGCGGCGCTGCGGGCCGGAGATATCGCGCAGAACGTCGACTTCTTCTCCTTCGGGACCAACGACCTCACGCAGACGACCTTCGGCATCTCGCGCGACGACGCGCCGACTTTCCTCGCCGCCTACCAGCGCAAGGGCCTCTATGATCAGGATCCCTTCGTCACGCTCGACCAGAAGGGGGTGGGGGAATTGATCGCCATCGCCATCGAGCGCGGCAAGGCGGTGAACCCGAACCTCAAGATCGGGATCTGCGGCGAGCATGCCGGCGATCCCGAATCACTCAGGTTCTTCGCCGGGCTCGATATCGACTATGTGAGCTGCTCGCCTTACCGCGTTCCGGTGGCGCGTCTGGCCCTCGCGCAGGTGGAAAACTAG
- the ispH gene encoding 4-hydroxy-3-methylbut-2-enyl diphosphate reductase, translating to MEKRPQLDIVLCAPRGFCAGVDRAIQIVELALQKYGAPVYVRHAIVHNKYVVDGLKAKGAVFVEELEEIPETDAPVVFSAHGVPKSVPADARSRNMFFLDATCPLVSKVHVEAQRHHAEGHEIVLIGHRGHPEVVGTMGQLPEGSITLIETVADAEVFEPQHPETLAFVTQTTLSVDDTSEIVAALRRRFPAINGPHKEDICYATTNRQEAVKQVAPEVDAMIVVGSPNSSNSLRLVEVAERAGCKVAMLVDRANEIDWSRLEGIRSLGVSAGASAPESLVDEVIEAFAQRYEIKVESRVTARENIAFNVPRELRSVAVEVAG from the coding sequence ATGGAAAAAAGGCCGCAACTTGACATTGTGCTGTGCGCACCGCGCGGCTTCTGCGCAGGCGTGGATCGGGCGATCCAGATCGTGGAGCTGGCGCTCCAGAAATATGGCGCGCCTGTCTATGTGCGCCACGCTATCGTGCACAACAAGTATGTGGTGGATGGCCTGAAGGCCAAGGGCGCCGTGTTCGTCGAGGAACTCGAAGAGATTCCCGAGACCGATGCGCCGGTCGTCTTCTCCGCCCATGGCGTGCCCAAGAGCGTGCCGGCCGATGCGCGTTCACGGAACATGTTCTTCCTGGATGCCACCTGCCCCCTCGTCTCCAAGGTGCATGTCGAGGCGCAGCGCCACCATGCGGAAGGTCACGAGATCGTGCTGATCGGCCACCGGGGGCACCCGGAGGTGGTCGGTACGATGGGTCAGTTGCCCGAAGGCTCGATCACGCTCATCGAAACAGTGGCCGATGCCGAGGTGTTCGAGCCGCAGCATCCGGAAACACTGGCTTTCGTTACGCAGACGACGCTTTCGGTGGACGACACCAGCGAGATCGTCGCGGCGCTCCGCCGCCGGTTCCCCGCCATCAACGGGCCGCACAAGGAAGACATCTGCTACGCCACCACCAATCGCCAGGAAGCGGTCAAGCAAGTGGCGCCGGAAGTGGATGCGATGATCGTGGTGGGCTCGCCCAATTCGTCGAACTCGCTGCGGCTGGTGGAAGTGGCCGAGCGGGCTGGCTGCAAGGTGGCCATGCTGGTCGACCGCGCCAACGAGATCGACTGGTCGCGGCTGGAAGGCATTCGTTCGCTTGGCGTTTCGGCCGGCGCGTCGGCGCCGGAGAGCCTCGTGGACGAAGTCATCGAAGCCTTTGCCCAGCGCTACGAGATCAAGGTCGAGAGCCGGGTCACTGCGCGCGAGAACATCGCCTTCAACGTGCCGCGCGAATTGCGGTCGGTCGCCGTGGAAGTGGCGGGCTGA
- the rnhA gene encoding ribonuclease HI: MSDLVTIHTDGACSGNPGPGGWGAILEYGGKTKELKGGEANTTNNKMELTAAIEALNALKRPCKVELYTDSQYVKNGVQGWIHNWKRNGWRTADKKPVKNLELWQALDEAVQRHDISWHWVKGHAGHDLNERADQLANEGMAPFKKNGRKDAIVPPV, encoded by the coding sequence ATGTCTGACCTCGTAACGATTCACACCGATGGCGCCTGCTCGGGCAATCCCGGGCCGGGCGGCTGGGGTGCCATTCTCGAATACGGCGGCAAGACCAAGGAGCTCAAGGGCGGCGAGGCCAACACCACCAACAACAAGATGGAGCTCACCGCCGCCATCGAGGCGCTCAACGCCCTCAAGCGTCCATGCAAGGTGGAACTCTATACGGACAGCCAGTACGTCAAGAACGGCGTGCAGGGCTGGATCCACAACTGGAAGCGCAATGGCTGGCGCACCGCCGACAAGAAGCCGGTGAAGAACCTCGAGCTCTGGCAGGCTCTCGACGAAGCCGTGCAGCGGCACGACATTTCCTGGCATTGGGTCAAGGGCCATGCCGGCCACGACCTCAACGAGCGGGCCGACCAGCTGGCTAATGAGGGCATGGCGCCGTTCAAGAAGAATGGGCGCAAGGACGCGATCGTGCCGCCGGTTTGA